Proteins from a genomic interval of Micromonospora sp. NBC_00389:
- a CDS encoding HNH endonuclease translates to MDAVLVINADLGPLHRVTVQHAVRMLCRRVAEIHEAEPDQVIGVFPMPRVVRLVRYVVTRWRFSSGPAWSRAGVLRRDDRCCAYCGGAASTIDHILPRSRGGRNTWRNTTAACYGCNQRKGDRTPAEAGMPLRREPVNPGWAALAGR, encoded by the coding sequence GTGGACGCCGTCCTCGTCATCAACGCCGACCTCGGCCCGCTGCACCGGGTCACCGTTCAGCACGCCGTCCGGATGCTCTGCCGTCGGGTGGCCGAGATCCACGAGGCCGAGCCGGACCAGGTGATCGGGGTCTTCCCGATGCCCCGGGTGGTACGACTCGTCCGCTACGTGGTCACCCGGTGGCGGTTCAGCTCCGGGCCGGCCTGGTCCCGGGCCGGTGTGCTGCGCCGCGACGACCGCTGCTGCGCGTACTGCGGTGGCGCGGCGTCGACCATCGACCACATCCTGCCCCGCTCGCGCGGCGGCCGGAACACCTGGCGAAACACCACCGCCGCCTGCTACGGCTGCAACCAGCGCAAGGGCGACCGGACGCCGGCGGAGGCGGGCATGCCGCTGCGCCGGGAGCCGGTGAACCCGGGTTGGGCGGCCCTGGCGGGGCGGTGA
- a CDS encoding serine/threonine-protein kinase, producing the protein MQRDQLLAGRYRLLERLGSGGMSEVHRAYDEVLERDVAVKVLVVSDTNARQRIRAEAKAAARLSHPHVTSVFDYGQSPLDGAEVPFVVMELLGGHTLEQQLATGPLPPRAGLRICAEVAAALAAAHARGLVHRDVKPGNVMLTPTGAKVLDFGIAAVVGDPEIDFEGRLLGTPAYLAPERLEAGEVLPACDVYALGLLLHRVLTGRLPWRTEARAGMLRAHAYVEPDPLPAIDGVPPQIHRLYRWCLARDPDDRPPAAEVARILLTVGEPVAAVGRSTATGGEEVAAVGASSSGLPSGGMADARAEPAETVGGAVAGTTGAARRVSWRRRRAVLAVGGAVVAAVAMGGSLGDPVTRRPEAGEPRTGIGSGGTTTVGLPRIADPADAAVPRPPAAPPASAGPDPSTGPGSTRAVASTSVPRPPTSTSGPIPTGAASTPSPGPGVPVDALGGTVTVRCLGAAAEVLAVTSAPGYRAAAYDPGPAKRIQVELTSAEHRSEIRVHCANGRPKPQVKERAG; encoded by the coding sequence GTGCAGCGTGATCAGTTGCTTGCGGGCCGCTACCGGCTCCTGGAACGCCTCGGCAGTGGCGGCATGTCCGAGGTGCACCGGGCGTACGACGAGGTGCTCGAACGGGACGTGGCGGTGAAGGTGCTCGTCGTCTCGGACACCAACGCCCGGCAACGGATCCGGGCCGAGGCCAAGGCCGCGGCCCGGCTGTCGCACCCGCACGTCACCAGCGTCTTCGACTACGGCCAGTCGCCGCTCGATGGTGCCGAGGTCCCGTTCGTGGTGATGGAGCTGCTCGGCGGCCACACCCTCGAACAGCAGCTGGCCACCGGGCCGTTGCCGCCCCGCGCCGGCCTGCGGATCTGCGCCGAGGTGGCGGCCGCGCTCGCGGCCGCGCACGCACGGGGGCTGGTGCACCGGGACGTCAAACCGGGCAACGTGATGCTCACCCCCACCGGCGCCAAGGTGCTCGACTTCGGCATCGCGGCGGTCGTCGGGGATCCGGAGATCGACTTCGAGGGGCGGCTGCTCGGCACGCCGGCCTACCTCGCCCCGGAGCGGTTGGAAGCCGGCGAGGTGCTGCCGGCCTGCGACGTCTACGCGCTCGGCCTGCTCCTGCACCGGGTGCTGACCGGCCGGCTGCCCTGGCGTACCGAGGCGCGGGCCGGGATGCTGCGCGCACACGCGTACGTCGAGCCGGACCCGCTGCCCGCGATCGACGGGGTGCCGCCACAGATCCACCGGCTCTACCGCTGGTGTCTGGCCCGCGACCCCGATGACCGGCCGCCGGCCGCCGAGGTGGCCCGCATCCTGCTCACCGTCGGCGAACCGGTCGCCGCCGTGGGCAGATCGACGGCGACCGGCGGTGAAGAGGTCGCCGCCGTGGGCGCATCGAGTTCCGGGCTGCCGTCCGGCGGGATGGCGGACGCCCGCGCTGAGCCAGCCGAGACGGTGGGCGGTGCGGTCGCCGGAACGACCGGTGCCGCCCGGAGGGTGTCCTGGCGTCGGCGGCGGGCGGTGTTGGCGGTCGGTGGTGCGGTGGTGGCCGCGGTGGCGATGGGCGGGTCGCTAGGCGACCCGGTCACACGACGACCGGAAGCGGGCGAGCCGCGCACCGGCATCGGATCGGGCGGCACCACGACGGTCGGGCTGCCGCGTATCGCCGACCCGGCTGACGCGGCCGTCCCCCGACCGCCCGCCGCCCCGCCGGCCAGCGCCGGACCTGACCCGTCGACCGGTCCAGGCAGTACACGGGCGGTCGCCAGCACCTCCGTACCGAGACCGCCCACCAGCACCTCCGGGCCGATCCCGACTGGAGCCGCGTCCACACCCAGCCCCGGGCCGGGTGTGCCGGTGGACGCCCTCGGTGGGACGGTCACGGTTCGCTGCCTCGGGGCGGCGGCCGAGGTCCTGGCGGTGACGTCCGCACCCGGCTACCGGGCGGCGGCGTACGACCCGGGCCCGGCGAAGCGGATCCAGGTCGAGCTGACCTCCGCCGAGCACCGCAGCGAGATCCGGGTGCACTGCGCCAACGGCCGGCCGAAGCCGCAGGTCAAGGAGCGCGCCGGCTGA
- a CDS encoding enoyl-CoA hydratase/isomerase family protein produces the protein MDVSDAELTVEVTGPVATVVIHNPARRNAMTAAMWRQLPELLDRLEPDPDVRALVLTGAGDAFCAGADLGDLAELLDAGDASIAVAAEERLARFAKPTVAAIRGACVGGGCQLAVACDLRIAADDARFGVPPARLGLVYPAPTTRRLARLVGPSAAKHLLFTAELIDAARALRVGLVDEVLPGDQLAARVDDLTATIAQRSPLTVAAAKEIVDDRAGPARVAWWHRKVATSGEAREGVAAVAERRTPRFAWRPPAND, from the coding sequence GTGGACGTGTCGGACGCGGAGCTGACCGTCGAAGTGACCGGGCCGGTGGCGACCGTGGTGATCCACAACCCGGCCCGCCGCAACGCGATGACCGCGGCCATGTGGCGCCAGCTCCCCGAGCTGCTCGACCGGCTGGAGCCCGACCCCGACGTACGGGCGCTGGTGCTCACCGGCGCGGGCGACGCCTTCTGCGCCGGCGCCGACCTCGGCGACCTGGCCGAGCTGCTGGACGCCGGTGACGCCAGCATCGCGGTGGCCGCCGAGGAGCGCCTGGCCCGCTTCGCCAAGCCGACGGTGGCGGCCATCCGGGGCGCCTGCGTCGGGGGTGGGTGCCAGCTCGCGGTCGCCTGCGACCTGCGGATCGCCGCCGACGACGCCCGGTTCGGCGTACCGCCGGCCCGGCTCGGGCTGGTCTACCCGGCGCCGACCACCCGCCGGCTGGCCCGGCTGGTCGGGCCGTCCGCCGCCAAGCATCTGCTGTTCACCGCCGAGCTGATCGACGCCGCGCGGGCGCTGCGGGTCGGCCTAGTCGACGAGGTGCTGCCGGGCGACCAGCTCGCCGCGCGGGTGGACGACCTCACCGCGACGATCGCCCAGCGGTCGCCGCTGACCGTCGCCGCAGCCAAGGAGATCGTCGACGACCGGGCCGGGCCGGCCCGGGTCGCGTGGTGGCACCGGAAGGTGGCGACCAGCGGCGAGGCCCGGGAGGGGGTGGCGGCGGTCGCGGAGCGCCGTACGCCCCGCTTCGCCTGGCGGCCTCCCGCCAACGACTGA